The Candidatus Eisenbacteria bacterium DNA segment ACCTCTCCCGCCGCACGGGCGCGGGCCATGGCCACCCGCCGCTCGAGCCGCTCGAGCTCGACGATCCCGACCTCGCGGACGGTGAGGGATTCCTCGGCGAAGAGCTCGGCGAACTGCTCGGCGAGCGCCTCACGCTCTCGCGCTGGCGACAGACGGTCGCGCAGTCGCTTGAGCCCGCGCCTCGCCCGTCGAACCGCTCCCGGCTCGAACGCCTCGGCCCAGGCCGTGAGCGCGCTCTCGAGTCGCCTGCAGGCGACGCGCAGATCGTGGATGGCCTCGGGGTCGCGGCCCGCTCGAACGCGGACCGCCGCGGAGTCGATCGCGCCCATCAGGCGCCGAACCAGCGCGACGACATCCGTCCGGCGCCCGCGCGCGGGACCTACCGCGGTGAGATGCGCGGTGGTCATGGACCGAACGAGCCAGAGTCGCCGGCCCGCAGCAACGCGGTGACGCGATTGCAGAGGTCGTCGGAGATCTCGTCCACGTTGCCGGTCGCATCGATGGGGTAGAAGTCGTATTCACGGGACAGGCCGTCGAGCTCGGTGATCACCCGCTGCTGGTAGCGGATGAAGGACTCGAACAGGTCCTCCCCCATCGGGATGTCCATGCCGGACTCCCAGTAGTCGAAGCCGCCGTTGGCGAGCACGCGAGGCACGAGTTCCGGGACCTCGATGCGCAGGTAGAAGACGGCGTCGGGCTTGAGCGAGAAGGAGTAGACCTGCTTGACCCACTCGGGATCGGCGCCGCGGGCGATGGCGCGCACGATCAGCGAATAGATGTAGCGATCCGTGAGCATCACGAATCCCGAGCGCAGCGCGGGAATGATCTGGTGCTCGAGACGGTCGGCGAAGTCGGTCGCGTAGTAGAGATTGTAGGCGGTGGAAGCCAGGGTATTCCCCATCTTGGCGCGGCGGATCCCGCGGCTCGCCAGATCGGACCGGGTCAGTCCGGTCTCGGCAACCGCATAGCCGGAGCGCTCGAGGTGAGCGCGCAGGCGATCGATGTGGGTGGTGCGCCCGACGCCGTCGGTTCCCTCGACCACGATCAGCCAGCCGGAAAGGTCGGTCAGCTGGAGGCCCGGAATATTGCCGCCGTAAGTCTCAGCGCGCCGCATGCTGGAGCCTCGGTCCCTTGATGTCGGCCAGCATGGGCAGAATGGTCTCGCGTAGCTGCCGCTGCTGGACCTCCACGGGAAGCACCGCGTCCATGACGTGCAGCCCGTACTCCTGAACCAGCTTCTCGTACTCGACCAGGATGCGGGACTGGAAGATCCGGTAGGACTCGCTCGCATCCGGATGAAGCCCCAGGTCCATGCCCGCTTCGTAGTACTTGAGCTTGGGCCGGCCGCTGAGGATGCGCTTGAGGGCGACTTCGAGCGGCGTGCGGAAATAGAAGGCCAACGTGGGCGCCGGTGCGAAGCGATAGAGGCTCCTCACCCACTGCGGGTCCACGCGACGCGCCACATCACGCGCGAAAGCCGTGTACACGTAGCGGTCGGCCAGCACGATCGCGCCGGCCTTGAGCGAGGGCACGATCTCGCGCTCGACCCGGTCGGCGAAATCGGTGGCGTGGATGAGCGAGAAGGTGAGCGGCGTGAGGAGCTGCCGCTTCTTTCCGCGGCTGGTCGTCTCGCGCACGATCGGCGACGAGTTCCACTCGCTGTAGACGACCAGGAATCCTTCGCTGCGCAGCCATTGCGCGAGCAGCGTGAGCTGGGTGCTCTTGCCCGAGCCGTCCACGCCCTCGACGATGAAGAGCCGGCCCGGATACGGCCAGATGGGTCCGGTCTGCGGTGGAAGCGGATCGTTCATACCTTGGCCTTCTTCGAGTGACGGACATGCCGGCGCAGCACGCCGGGAGTCAGGAACCACTCGAGGTGCCCCGACCCGGCCGCCACCTGTCCCTCGAAGGAGATGACGCACGCACCGGCCTTCTTGAGCGGCAAAGCGGCGGGCGCGCCGATCAGCAACACGCCGGCGAGCT contains these protein-coding regions:
- a CDS encoding CHAD domain-containing protein, producing the protein MTTAHLTAVGPARGRRTDVVALVRRLMGAIDSAAVRVRAGRDPEAIHDLRVACRRLESALTAWAEAFEPGAVRRARRGLKRLRDRLSPAREREALAEQFAELFAEESLTVREVGIVELERLERRVAMARARAAGEV
- a CDS encoding thymidylate kinase, with translation MRRAETYGGNIPGLQLTDLSGWLIVVEGTDGVGRTTHIDRLRAHLERSGYAVAETGLTRSDLASRGIRRAKMGNTLASTAYNLYYATDFADRLEHQIIPALRSGFVMLTDRYIYSLIVRAIARGADPEWVKQVYSFSLKPDAVFYLRIEVPELVPRVLANGGFDYWESGMDIPMGEDLFESFIRYQQRVITELDGLSREYDFYPIDATGNVDEISDDLCNRVTALLRAGDSGSFGP
- a CDS encoding thymidylate kinase; its protein translation is MNDPLPPQTGPIWPYPGRLFIVEGVDGSGKSTQLTLLAQWLRSEGFLVVYSEWNSSPIVRETTSRGKKRQLLTPLTFSLIHATDFADRVEREIVPSLKAGAIVLADRYVYTAFARDVARRVDPQWVRSLYRFAPAPTLAFYFRTPLEVALKRILSGRPKLKYYEAGMDLGLHPDASESYRIFQSRILVEYEKLVQEYGLHVMDAVLPVEVQQRQLRETILPMLADIKGPRLQHAAR